A genomic segment from Nicotiana tabacum cultivar K326 chromosome 9, ASM71507v2, whole genome shotgun sequence encodes:
- the LOC107769748 gene encoding uncharacterized protein LOC107769748 isoform X4 yields the protein MAKSKFDLPDDLLSSKGNYDDKSFLVSIDDSKDQAAVDSNIPLSPQWLYVKPSDSKMEMRAPSSLSLGSSADSNQKDAWRSDVPDEKTDWRRPAAETESGRRWREEERETGLLGRRDRRKPDRRAENAPAKETTDARALPASDRWHDVNNRNLGHDTRRDTKWSSRWGPEDKEKEARSEKRIDVDKDEVHSEVQTFGANRTVSERESDTRDKWRPRHRLEGSSGAPGSYRAAPGFGVEKGRVEGSNVGFTMGRGRSSVAILKPSGCAIGAAQFDNSVPGKPSISTHTYCYPRGKILDIYRRQKLEQSFCSLPVNMEEAPPITQLSITEPLAFVVPDSEEEAILNDIWQGKITGSGVMYNSYRKGRSTDNVTEIGDAEFADGKQGILSTDIIDETGDRFPKILKDVEEANVNRLFCGNDVNVILGGDANHEVQKEKVFEDIARDDILSTNKRADNIGSLKDSSSSQLDHSEIKLPDYAATRHPLFENIEQNVAFDVSAKLPDNSNSIYIMPSDINNSRHSGIENQLERDIPPEELSLYYCDPQGEIQGPFLGVDIISWFEQGFFGTDLLVRVEGAPEDSPFYELGDVMPHLKFGHMYARNTDLPKVDQPAVLEGKLESGLRSSVSELVSSAPLDGLSWPSSDFDGLAAQRFQSKVPDLSYSQSEDFNEFVGQNEETLFPGRPGSRGNPIGKTLRGPTDLSNTNHPISSELMEPRAPSQKDKMHPLGLLWSELEGTSRRNDQIPNVPFSRGGQDQILNPLAARVAPFGSRTESTSTAEMWDAYRRNAPSDPNLYQDAMDAHRLSHMDREPNHFELAEKLLSQQLQQHPHSLLSAHNSHLNEAMLERGASHNSVHHPQVASQIEQDLERVMALQLQHQRQLQLQQHQQMQQQQQFHQQQMLLKEQQQSHARQLLLEQLLQSQMSDTNRAQSRLDATRPNNSLEQVLMKQQILTELQRSHLHPRHTEPSIEHLIQAKLGQMPHQGHQNDLMELLSRAKHGHMHPLAHQILQQEQLHSRQLPVGLRQQLEMEEDRHSGSVWPVDEAGQFLRIPTDAHRSNSGFGPLDFYQQQQIPSPEEHLSHLERNLSVQDRFAHGLYDSGLLLFERSMSLPVGGPGLKMDVANPLVQQQSLEMQDLNSRMQSGAQMAGFSNDVYSQSPHQHLVPNQFHALHPDTIEKHWSKSNGQVPMDWMESRMKQLNLNSEREKKDFDIKQVSEDPSMWMSAGMNDDSSKRLLMELLHPNYGQQSTEQAEMPNGIAHEILSGHVLGTNSANHSINPLLNQDMSQNQTFSVGSFGSTSVLLPQRDLVDERSRVLAGCERLPHKSHSGALAEANPLFSSIGDVFQRHSEARENAVEQAGLAAITGDIPVNILRRPTSLGTGGGNVGLYDDKIGTGDSLPEEPAKERMSAMTSKRPENILLKRPPVSRASSSLEGFSELTSDSLVRGKNPSNAMVSEGGTVEVGGNTANQAPDIVTPGKKDVRFRRTASCSDSDVSETSFSDMVKSSAKKPTAQEAHASESLDGTQGVVRSSSKKKGKKGRQIDPALLGFKVTSNRIMMGEIQRIED from the exons GAAATGCGTGCACCAAGTTCTCTCTCACTTGGAAGTTCTGCTGATTCAAATCAGAAGGACGCTTGGCGTTCAGATGTGCCTGATGAAAAAACAGATTGGAGAAGACCCGCTGCAGAGACGGAGAGTGGTCGCCGATGGCGTGAAGAAGAGAGGGAAACTGGCTTGCTTGGTAGAAGAGATCGTAGGAAACCAGATCGCCGTGCTGAAAATGCTCCTGCCAAAGAAACCACAGACGCTAGAGCTTTACCTGCTTCTGACAGATGGCACGATGTTAATAATCGCAATTTGGGACATGACACAAGACGTGATACCAAGTGGTCCTCTAGGTGGGGTCCTGAAGACAAAGAAAAGGAAGCACGGAGTGAGAAGAGGATAGATGTAGATAAGGACGAAGTTCATAGTGAGGTTCAAACATTTGGTGCTAACCGTACTGTGTCCGAGCGGGAGTCGGATACTCGAGATAAGTGGAGACCACGGCATAGATTGGAGGGTAGCTCTGGTGCTCCTGGTTCCTATCGTGCTGCTCCAGGATTTGGAGTGGAGAAAGGAAGAGTTGAGGGGTCAAATGTGGGATTTACCATGGGGCGTGGGAGATCTAGTGTGGCTATTTTAAAACCTTCCGGGTGTGCAATTGGGGCTGCACAATTTGACAATTCTGTCCCTGGAAAACCAAGCATCTCAACTCACACATATTGTTATCCGCGGGGGAAGATTTTGGATATATACCGCAGGCAAAAGCTGGAGCAATCTTTTTGTAGCTTGCCTGTAAATATGGAAGAAGCACCCCCTATCACTCAACTAAGTATCACTGAACCATTAGCTTTTGTTGTTCCTGATTCTGAGGAGGAG GCTATCCTTAATGATATATGGCAAGGTAAAATTACTGGTAGTGGTGTGATGTACAATTCTTACAGAAAGGGCCGATCAACGGATAATGTTACAG AAATAGGGGATGCAGAGTTTGCCGATGGAAAACAGGGCATTCTCTCTACAGACATCATTGATGAGACAGGGGATAGGTTtccaaaaatattaaaagatgttgAAGAGGCAAATGTCAATAGGCTTTTCTGTGGAAATGATGTCAATGTCATATTGGGTG GGGATGCAAATCATGAAGTACAAAAAGAGAAAGTTTTTGAAGATATTGCTAGGGATGACATTTTGTCGACCAATAAGAGAGCTGACAACATAGGCAGCTTGAAAGATAGTAGTAGTTCTCAACTTGATCATTCTGAAATCAAGTTACCTGATTATGCAGCAACTAGGCACCCACTCTTTGAGAACATTGAACAGAATGTTGCTTTTGATGTCAGTGCAAAGCTTCCCGATAATTCAAATTCTATATATATCATGCCCTCTGATATCAACAACTCAAGACACAGTGGTATTGAAAACCAATTAGAGAGGGATATCCCACCTGAGGAATTGAGTTTGTATTATTGTGATCCTCAGGGAGAAATTCAGGGACCATTTCTTGGAGTTGACATCATCTCATGGTTTGAGCAAGGATTTTTTGGAACTGACTTACTGGTTCGCGTTGAAGGTGCTCCTGAGGATTCACCTTTCTACGAATTGGGTGACGTAATGCCGCATTTAAAATTTGGACATATGTATGCCCGTAATACGGATCTCCCTAAGGTTGATCAACCTGCTGTATTAGAGGGGAAGTTGGAGTCTGGTTTACGCAGTTCTGTTAGTGAGCTTGTTTCTTCAGCTCCCCTTGATGGATTAAGCTGGCCATCATCTGATTTTGATGGTCTTGCTGCACAGCGTTTTCAGTCAAAAGTACCTGATCTGTCATATTCTCAAAGTGAAGACTTTAATGAATTTGTTGGTCAAAATGAAG AAACTTTGTTTCCAGGTAGACCCGGAAGTAGAGGCAATCCTATTGGAAAAACTTTGAGGGGCCCCACTGATCTTTCGAATACCAATCATCCCATTTCTAGTGAATTAATGGAGCCCAGGGCTCCGAGTCAGAAAGATAAAATGCACCCACTTGGTTTGTTATGGTCCGAGCTCGAAGGCACTTCAAGAAGGAATGATCAAATTCCAAATGTTCCTTTTAGCAGAGGTGGTCAGGATCAAATTCTAAACCCTTTAGCTGCAAGGGTTGCCCCATTTGGTTCAAGGACCGAGTCAACCTCTACTGCAGAAATGTGGGATGCTTATAGAAGAAATGCTCCTTCTGACCCAAACCTATATCAAGATGCCATGGATGCTCACCGCTTGTCGCACATGGACCGGGAACCAAATCATTTTGAATTGGCAGAAAAGCTGCTCTCTCAGCAACTTCAACAACATCCACATAGTTTACTGTCTGCTCATAACAGCCACTTGAATGAAGCAATGCTGGAAAGAGGGGCAAGCCATAATTCAGTACACCACCCACAGGTTGCCAGTCAAATTGAGCAGGATTTGGAACGCGTTATGGCCCTTCAGCTGCAGCACCAGAGACAGCTGCAGCTTCAACAACATCAGCAAATGCAGCAACAGCAACAGTTCCATCAACAGCAGATGCTACTGAAAGAACAACAACAGTCTCATGCTAGACAGTTGCTTCTTGAACAATTGTTGCAGAGTCAAATGTCTGATACTAACCGTGCACAGTCACGTCTTGATGCTACAAGGCCTAACAATTCTCTGGAACAGGTTTTGATGAAGCAGCAAATTCTAACTGAACTACAACGCTCTCACCTTCATCCAAGACATACTGAGCCATCAATTGAGCATCTCATTCAGGCTAAACTTGGTCAAATGCCACATCAAGGGCATCAAAATGATTTAATGGAACTCCTATCACGAGCAAAGCATGGACATATGCACCCTTTGGCTCATCAAATTCTTCAGCAAGAACAATTGCATAGCAGGCAGTTGCCTGTTGGATTAAGGCAACAATTGGAAATGGAGGAAGACAGGCATTCTGGTTCTGTATGGCCTGTAGATGAAGCTGGTCAGTTTCTCCGAATCCCAACCGATGCTCATCGATCCAACTCTGGATTTGGACCATTAGATTTTTACCAACAGCAACAGATACCATCTCCCGAAGAACATTTAAGTCACCTTGAACGGAATTTGTCTGTACAAGATAGATTCGCACATGGTCTCTATGACTCTGGATTGTTGCTGTTTGAACGATCAATGTCATTACCAGTTGGTGGTCCTGGATTAAAAATGGATGTTGCAAATCCACTTGTGCAGCAACAAAGTTTAGAAATGCAAGATCTGAATTCAAGAATGCAGTCAGGTGCTCAGATGGCTGGGTTCTCAAATGATGTCTACTCGCAATCTCCTCACCAGCATTTGGTTCCGAACCAGTTTCATGCTTTGCATCCAGATACCATTGAAAAACATTGGTCTAAAAGCAACGGTCAGGTACCTATGGATTGGATGGAATCCCGAATGAAGCAACTGAATCTCAATAGTGAGAGGGAAAAAAAGGATTTTGATATCAAACAGGTTTCCGAAGATCCTAGTATGTGGATGTCAGCTGGTATGAATGATGACAGTTCAAAGCGATTGCTTATGGAACTGCTTCATCCTAACTATGGCCAGCAGTCAACTGAGCAAGCAGAAATGCCCAATGGAATTGCACATGAGATACTGTCTGGTCATGTTCTTGGGACAAATTCAGCAAACCACTCAATTAATCCCCTATTGAATCAGGATATGAGTCAAAACCAAACCTTCTCTGTAGGGTCATTCGGTTCTACTTCAGTTCTGCTACCACAGAGAGATCTTGTGGATGAGAGGTCCCGTGTTCTTGCTGGTTGTGAAAGATTGCCCCACAAATCTCATTCTGGAGCGTTGGCTGAAGCTAATCCTCTCTTTTCCAGCATCGGTGATGTCTTCCAG AGGCACTCAGAGGCTCGAGAAAATGCTGTCGAGCAAGCTGGTCTGGCGGCTATAACAGGGGACATCCCAGTAAACATTCTCCGCAGGCCTACTTCACTTGGGACTGGAG GTGGTAATGTTGGCTTGTATGATGACAAGATTGGTACAGGTGACTCTTTGCCAGAGGAACCTGCTAAGGAACG GATGTCTGCAATGACATCAAAAAGGCCAGAAAACATTTTGCTGAAGCGTCCACCTGTCTCGCGAGCGTCATCTAGCCTGGAAGGGTTTTCTGAATTGACTTCTGATTCACTTGTTAGAGGGAAAAATCCTTCGAATGCCATGGTTTCTGAAG GGGGGACAGTAGAAGTTGGAGGCAACACAGCAAATCAAGCCCCTGACATCGTGACACCTGGAAAGAAAGATGTGCGCTTTAGGCGAACTGCCTCATGTAGTGATTCTGATGTTTCAGAGACATCATTCAGTGACATGGTTAAGAGTAGTGCGAAGAAGCCAACAGCCCAGGAGGCTCATGCTTCAGAATCATTAGATGGAACACAGGGTGTCGTCCGTAGCAGCAGcaagaaaaaagggaagaaaggaaGACAAATCGATCCAGCTCTTCTTGGATTCAAGGTCACAAGCAATCGCATCATGATGGGTGAGATACAGCGGATAGAAGATTAG
- the LOC107769748 gene encoding uncharacterized protein LOC107769748 isoform X1: MWCLCFLEPRVYWKQPLYPHKVGARPAYTLPSPDPTVWCGIIMGNYDDKSFLVSIDDSKDQAAVDSNIPLSPQWLYVKPSDSKMEMRAPSSLSLGSSADSNQKDAWRSDVPDEKTDWRRPAAETESGRRWREEERETGLLGRRDRRKPDRRAENAPAKETTDARALPASDRWHDVNNRNLGHDTRRDTKWSSRWGPEDKEKEARSEKRIDVDKDEVHSEVQTFGANRTVSERESDTRDKWRPRHRLEGSSGAPGSYRAAPGFGVEKGRVEGSNVGFTMGRGRSSVAILKPSGCAIGAAQFDNSVPGKPSISTHTYCYPRGKILDIYRRQKLEQSFCSLPVNMEEAPPITQLSITEPLAFVVPDSEEEAILNDIWQGKITGSGVMYNSYRKGRSTDNVTEIGDAEFADGKQGILSTDIIDETGDRFPKILKDVEEANVNRLFCGNDVNVILGGDANHEVQKEKVFEDIARDDILSTNKRADNIGSLKDSSSSQLDHSEIKLPDYAATRHPLFENIEQNVAFDVSAKLPDNSNSIYIMPSDINNSRHSGIENQLERDIPPEELSLYYCDPQGEIQGPFLGVDIISWFEQGFFGTDLLVRVEGAPEDSPFYELGDVMPHLKFGHMYARNTDLPKVDQPAVLEGKLESGLRSSVSELVSSAPLDGLSWPSSDFDGLAAQRFQSKVPDLSYSQSEDFNEFVGQNEETLFPGRPGSRGNPIGKTLRGPTDLSNTNHPISSELMEPRAPSQKDKMHPLGLLWSELEGTSRRNDQIPNVPFSRGGQDQILNPLAARVAPFGSRTESTSTAEMWDAYRRNAPSDPNLYQDAMDAHRLSHMDREPNHFELAEKLLSQQLQQHPHSLLSAHNSHLNEAMLERGASHNSVHHPQVASQIEQDLERVMALQLQHQRQLQLQQHQQMQQQQQFHQQQMLLKEQQQSHARQLLLEQLLQSQMSDTNRAQSRLDATRPNNSLEQVLMKQQILTELQRSHLHPRHTEPSIEHLIQAKLGQMPHQGHQNDLMELLSRAKHGHMHPLAHQILQQEQLHSRQLPVGLRQQLEMEEDRHSGSVWPVDEAGQFLRIPTDAHRSNSGFGPLDFYQQQQIPSPEEHLSHLERNLSVQDRFAHGLYDSGLLLFERSMSLPVGGPGLKMDVANPLVQQQSLEMQDLNSRMQSGAQMAGFSNDVYSQSPHQHLVPNQFHALHPDTIEKHWSKSNGQVPMDWMESRMKQLNLNSEREKKDFDIKQVSEDPSMWMSAGMNDDSSKRLLMELLHPNYGQQSTEQAEMPNGIAHEILSGHVLGTNSANHSINPLLNQDMSQNQTFSVGSFGSTSVLLPQRDLVDERSRVLAGCERLPHKSHSGALAEANPLFSSIGDVFQRHSEARENAVEQAGLAAITGDIPVNILRRPTSLGTGGGNVGLYDDKIGTGDSLPEEPAKERMSAMTSKRPENILLKRPPVSRASSSLEGFSELTSDSLVRGKNPSNAMVSEGGTVEVGGNTANQAPDIVTPGKKDVRFRRTASCSDSDVSETSFSDMVKSSAKKPTAQEAHASESLDGTQGVVRSSSKKKGKKGRQIDPALLGFKVTSNRIMMGEIQRIED; this comes from the exons GAAATGCGTGCACCAAGTTCTCTCTCACTTGGAAGTTCTGCTGATTCAAATCAGAAGGACGCTTGGCGTTCAGATGTGCCTGATGAAAAAACAGATTGGAGAAGACCCGCTGCAGAGACGGAGAGTGGTCGCCGATGGCGTGAAGAAGAGAGGGAAACTGGCTTGCTTGGTAGAAGAGATCGTAGGAAACCAGATCGCCGTGCTGAAAATGCTCCTGCCAAAGAAACCACAGACGCTAGAGCTTTACCTGCTTCTGACAGATGGCACGATGTTAATAATCGCAATTTGGGACATGACACAAGACGTGATACCAAGTGGTCCTCTAGGTGGGGTCCTGAAGACAAAGAAAAGGAAGCACGGAGTGAGAAGAGGATAGATGTAGATAAGGACGAAGTTCATAGTGAGGTTCAAACATTTGGTGCTAACCGTACTGTGTCCGAGCGGGAGTCGGATACTCGAGATAAGTGGAGACCACGGCATAGATTGGAGGGTAGCTCTGGTGCTCCTGGTTCCTATCGTGCTGCTCCAGGATTTGGAGTGGAGAAAGGAAGAGTTGAGGGGTCAAATGTGGGATTTACCATGGGGCGTGGGAGATCTAGTGTGGCTATTTTAAAACCTTCCGGGTGTGCAATTGGGGCTGCACAATTTGACAATTCTGTCCCTGGAAAACCAAGCATCTCAACTCACACATATTGTTATCCGCGGGGGAAGATTTTGGATATATACCGCAGGCAAAAGCTGGAGCAATCTTTTTGTAGCTTGCCTGTAAATATGGAAGAAGCACCCCCTATCACTCAACTAAGTATCACTGAACCATTAGCTTTTGTTGTTCCTGATTCTGAGGAGGAG GCTATCCTTAATGATATATGGCAAGGTAAAATTACTGGTAGTGGTGTGATGTACAATTCTTACAGAAAGGGCCGATCAACGGATAATGTTACAG AAATAGGGGATGCAGAGTTTGCCGATGGAAAACAGGGCATTCTCTCTACAGACATCATTGATGAGACAGGGGATAGGTTtccaaaaatattaaaagatgttgAAGAGGCAAATGTCAATAGGCTTTTCTGTGGAAATGATGTCAATGTCATATTGGGTG GGGATGCAAATCATGAAGTACAAAAAGAGAAAGTTTTTGAAGATATTGCTAGGGATGACATTTTGTCGACCAATAAGAGAGCTGACAACATAGGCAGCTTGAAAGATAGTAGTAGTTCTCAACTTGATCATTCTGAAATCAAGTTACCTGATTATGCAGCAACTAGGCACCCACTCTTTGAGAACATTGAACAGAATGTTGCTTTTGATGTCAGTGCAAAGCTTCCCGATAATTCAAATTCTATATATATCATGCCCTCTGATATCAACAACTCAAGACACAGTGGTATTGAAAACCAATTAGAGAGGGATATCCCACCTGAGGAATTGAGTTTGTATTATTGTGATCCTCAGGGAGAAATTCAGGGACCATTTCTTGGAGTTGACATCATCTCATGGTTTGAGCAAGGATTTTTTGGAACTGACTTACTGGTTCGCGTTGAAGGTGCTCCTGAGGATTCACCTTTCTACGAATTGGGTGACGTAATGCCGCATTTAAAATTTGGACATATGTATGCCCGTAATACGGATCTCCCTAAGGTTGATCAACCTGCTGTATTAGAGGGGAAGTTGGAGTCTGGTTTACGCAGTTCTGTTAGTGAGCTTGTTTCTTCAGCTCCCCTTGATGGATTAAGCTGGCCATCATCTGATTTTGATGGTCTTGCTGCACAGCGTTTTCAGTCAAAAGTACCTGATCTGTCATATTCTCAAAGTGAAGACTTTAATGAATTTGTTGGTCAAAATGAAG AAACTTTGTTTCCAGGTAGACCCGGAAGTAGAGGCAATCCTATTGGAAAAACTTTGAGGGGCCCCACTGATCTTTCGAATACCAATCATCCCATTTCTAGTGAATTAATGGAGCCCAGGGCTCCGAGTCAGAAAGATAAAATGCACCCACTTGGTTTGTTATGGTCCGAGCTCGAAGGCACTTCAAGAAGGAATGATCAAATTCCAAATGTTCCTTTTAGCAGAGGTGGTCAGGATCAAATTCTAAACCCTTTAGCTGCAAGGGTTGCCCCATTTGGTTCAAGGACCGAGTCAACCTCTACTGCAGAAATGTGGGATGCTTATAGAAGAAATGCTCCTTCTGACCCAAACCTATATCAAGATGCCATGGATGCTCACCGCTTGTCGCACATGGACCGGGAACCAAATCATTTTGAATTGGCAGAAAAGCTGCTCTCTCAGCAACTTCAACAACATCCACATAGTTTACTGTCTGCTCATAACAGCCACTTGAATGAAGCAATGCTGGAAAGAGGGGCAAGCCATAATTCAGTACACCACCCACAGGTTGCCAGTCAAATTGAGCAGGATTTGGAACGCGTTATGGCCCTTCAGCTGCAGCACCAGAGACAGCTGCAGCTTCAACAACATCAGCAAATGCAGCAACAGCAACAGTTCCATCAACAGCAGATGCTACTGAAAGAACAACAACAGTCTCATGCTAGACAGTTGCTTCTTGAACAATTGTTGCAGAGTCAAATGTCTGATACTAACCGTGCACAGTCACGTCTTGATGCTACAAGGCCTAACAATTCTCTGGAACAGGTTTTGATGAAGCAGCAAATTCTAACTGAACTACAACGCTCTCACCTTCATCCAAGACATACTGAGCCATCAATTGAGCATCTCATTCAGGCTAAACTTGGTCAAATGCCACATCAAGGGCATCAAAATGATTTAATGGAACTCCTATCACGAGCAAAGCATGGACATATGCACCCTTTGGCTCATCAAATTCTTCAGCAAGAACAATTGCATAGCAGGCAGTTGCCTGTTGGATTAAGGCAACAATTGGAAATGGAGGAAGACAGGCATTCTGGTTCTGTATGGCCTGTAGATGAAGCTGGTCAGTTTCTCCGAATCCCAACCGATGCTCATCGATCCAACTCTGGATTTGGACCATTAGATTTTTACCAACAGCAACAGATACCATCTCCCGAAGAACATTTAAGTCACCTTGAACGGAATTTGTCTGTACAAGATAGATTCGCACATGGTCTCTATGACTCTGGATTGTTGCTGTTTGAACGATCAATGTCATTACCAGTTGGTGGTCCTGGATTAAAAATGGATGTTGCAAATCCACTTGTGCAGCAACAAAGTTTAGAAATGCAAGATCTGAATTCAAGAATGCAGTCAGGTGCTCAGATGGCTGGGTTCTCAAATGATGTCTACTCGCAATCTCCTCACCAGCATTTGGTTCCGAACCAGTTTCATGCTTTGCATCCAGATACCATTGAAAAACATTGGTCTAAAAGCAACGGTCAGGTACCTATGGATTGGATGGAATCCCGAATGAAGCAACTGAATCTCAATAGTGAGAGGGAAAAAAAGGATTTTGATATCAAACAGGTTTCCGAAGATCCTAGTATGTGGATGTCAGCTGGTATGAATGATGACAGTTCAAAGCGATTGCTTATGGAACTGCTTCATCCTAACTATGGCCAGCAGTCAACTGAGCAAGCAGAAATGCCCAATGGAATTGCACATGAGATACTGTCTGGTCATGTTCTTGGGACAAATTCAGCAAACCACTCAATTAATCCCCTATTGAATCAGGATATGAGTCAAAACCAAACCTTCTCTGTAGGGTCATTCGGTTCTACTTCAGTTCTGCTACCACAGAGAGATCTTGTGGATGAGAGGTCCCGTGTTCTTGCTGGTTGTGAAAGATTGCCCCACAAATCTCATTCTGGAGCGTTGGCTGAAGCTAATCCTCTCTTTTCCAGCATCGGTGATGTCTTCCAG AGGCACTCAGAGGCTCGAGAAAATGCTGTCGAGCAAGCTGGTCTGGCGGCTATAACAGGGGACATCCCAGTAAACATTCTCCGCAGGCCTACTTCACTTGGGACTGGAG GTGGTAATGTTGGCTTGTATGATGACAAGATTGGTACAGGTGACTCTTTGCCAGAGGAACCTGCTAAGGAACG GATGTCTGCAATGACATCAAAAAGGCCAGAAAACATTTTGCTGAAGCGTCCACCTGTCTCGCGAGCGTCATCTAGCCTGGAAGGGTTTTCTGAATTGACTTCTGATTCACTTGTTAGAGGGAAAAATCCTTCGAATGCCATGGTTTCTGAAG GGGGGACAGTAGAAGTTGGAGGCAACACAGCAAATCAAGCCCCTGACATCGTGACACCTGGAAAGAAAGATGTGCGCTTTAGGCGAACTGCCTCATGTAGTGATTCTGATGTTTCAGAGACATCATTCAGTGACATGGTTAAGAGTAGTGCGAAGAAGCCAACAGCCCAGGAGGCTCATGCTTCAGAATCATTAGATGGAACACAGGGTGTCGTCCGTAGCAGCAGcaagaaaaaagggaagaaaggaaGACAAATCGATCCAGCTCTTCTTGGATTCAAGGTCACAAGCAATCGCATCATGATGGGTGAGATACAGCGGATAGAAGATTAG